In a single window of the Ignavibacteria bacterium genome:
- a CDS encoding tautomerase family protein → MPVICIKTLPLSRPLKINEILKRLNLQISDAAGIEPGHIWSYWQFIERHQYAVGDTTAAAMQAKTHSPIIEITGFEGKSNEQIETIMKTVAGTLAAELEIEESNIFITYNEMASGMVFDGGQVVKA, encoded by the coding sequence ATGCCTGTAATCTGTATAAAAACACTACCCTTAAGCAGACCATTAAAAATTAATGAGATTTTAAAAAGATTAAACCTGCAAATTTCTGATGCAGCAGGAATTGAGCCCGGGCATATCTGGTCATATTGGCAGTTCATTGAGCGGCACCAATATGCTGTTGGCGATACTACTGCGGCTGCAATGCAGGCAAAGACTCATTCACCTATTATTGAAATTACAGGTTTTGAGGGTAAATCAAATGAACAGATTGAAACCATAATGAAAACCGTTGCCGGAACATTAGCGGCTGAACTGGAAATTGAAGAATCAAATATATTTATTACTTATAATGAAATGGCATCAGGCATGGTTTTTGATGGCGGACAGGTCGTAAAAGCTTAA
- a CDS encoding PhoH family protein: protein MKSSKAPKKTFVLDTNVILHDSTCINQFKEHDIAIPITVIEELDHFKRGSQVINLNAREFARKLDSLTGSALFNGGVPLGKGKGKVSIALSKGLNDEIRDVFKEDTPDHRILSAAFEIKQRKTGHSVILVSKDVNLRMKAKAVGVQAEDYTTDKITNVEELYSGKETIENFSHDLIEKLYQPPFEVPIKTTLKKSKTEQVPNKYLVLRNASHSVLAAIDNKNQILRKVDKNPVYGIKPRNAEQTFAIDALTNHNLPLVTITGKAGTGKTLLALASALNVKKNYRQIYIARPVVPLSNKDIGYLPGDVESKLAPYMQPLWDNLKVIQDQYSETEKQHQQITQMVKDQKLVIEPLSYIRGRSLQRIFFIVDEAQNLTPHEVKTIITRVGEGAKIVFTGDVYQIDHPYLDSQSNGLTYLIEHFKGQDLYAHVNLIKGERSELAELASNLL from the coding sequence ATGAAAAGCAGCAAGGCTCCTAAGAAAACCTTTGTTTTAGATACAAATGTGATATTGCATGATTCTACCTGCATAAACCAGTTTAAAGAGCATGATATCGCCATTCCCATAACTGTGATCGAAGAGCTTGATCACTTTAAGCGTGGCAGCCAGGTTATAAACCTGAATGCGCGTGAATTTGCCCGAAAGCTCGATAGCCTTACAGGCTCAGCCCTCTTCAACGGCGGCGTGCCGCTGGGCAAAGGCAAGGGCAAGGTCTCCATTGCCCTTAGCAAAGGATTAAATGATGAGATACGCGATGTATTCAAAGAAGATACACCTGATCACCGCATACTCAGCGCAGCATTTGAAATTAAACAGCGTAAAACCGGGCACAGTGTAATACTTGTAAGTAAAGATGTAAATTTGAGGATGAAAGCCAAGGCAGTCGGCGTTCAGGCTGAAGATTATACAACCGATAAGATCACAAATGTTGAAGAACTATACAGCGGGAAAGAAACCATAGAGAATTTCAGCCATGATCTGATAGAAAAGCTCTACCAGCCGCCATTTGAAGTTCCCATAAAAACTACATTAAAAAAATCAAAAACCGAACAGGTTCCGAACAAATATCTCGTGCTTCGCAATGCAAGCCACTCAGTACTTGCTGCAATTGATAATAAGAACCAGATACTGCGTAAGGTTGATAAAAACCCTGTTTACGGAATTAAACCCCGCAACGCTGAACAAACATTCGCAATTGATGCCTTAACAAACCACAACCTTCCGCTTGTTACAATTACAGGAAAAGCCGGCACAGGCAAAACCCTGCTTGCGCTTGCATCTGCATTGAATGTTAAAAAGAACTACAGGCAGATATATATCGCAAGACCCGTCGTTCCGCTGAGCAATAAAGATATTGGCTACCTTCCCGGTGATGTGGAATCAAAGCTCGCGCCCTACATGCAGCCGCTATGGGATAATCTTAAGGTTATACAGGACCAGTACAGCGAAACCGAAAAGCAGCATCAGCAGATAACACAAATGGTGAAAGACCAGAAGCTGGTAATTGAACCGTTAAGCTATATTAGGGGCAGAAGTCTGCAGCGTATATTTTTCATTGTTGATGAAGCGCAGAATCTGACACCCCATGAAGTAAAAACAATTATAACCAGGGTTGGTGAAGGCGCTAAGATCGTTTTCACAGGTGATGTTTACCAGATTGACCATCCGTATCTTGATTCGCAATCAAACGGTTTAACATATCTTATTGAGCATTTTAAGGGTCAGGATCTTTACGCTCATGTAAATCTCATCAAAGGCGAGCGTTCAGAGCTTGCCGAGCTCGCAAGTAATTTATTGTAG
- a CDS encoding PD40 domain-containing protein: MKNLLIISLLILLASIYSCNDDTINNNVGNPTADFDMYIIKSKDTAFNFATYTYKNGENGLKLFNDSLLVFSKSKNGIILLARINSLHNITAFYYSDENGNGILQIPFQNLPDYIEISPDASKVLFAEENNAALYISNIDGTQKLLLSGSIFGAFTFPKFSPNGNRIAFLEKPASGVHGLYLINIDGTNKKLLKDSLSVMEFHSLDFSPDGSGIVYQTAIQPGNETNVCIIDTSGNNYRVLTDGINPFWSPNGDKICFLKSIGQGIYEIHLINSDGSGLTNISVNHYDYDSPGKWSADGTKIIYNGQAHPNLPTLYKYDLNTGLTNVVSDSVFGYMWK, from the coding sequence ATGAAAAACCTTTTAATAATATCCCTGCTTATCCTTTTAGCCTCAATATATTCATGCAATGATGATACTATAAATAATAATGTGGGCAATCCAACAGCTGATTTTGATATGTACATTATCAAATCAAAGGATACAGCATTCAATTTTGCAACATACACTTATAAGAATGGTGAGAATGGGCTTAAATTATTCAATGACTCGCTTTTAGTATTCTCAAAATCCAAAAACGGGATAATTCTGCTTGCGCGGATAAATTCGTTGCACAACATTACAGCATTTTATTATTCTGATGAAAACGGAAACGGAATTTTACAAATTCCTTTTCAAAACCTGCCAGATTATATTGAAATTTCTCCGGATGCATCAAAGGTCTTATTTGCTGAAGAAAATAATGCTGCTCTTTATATATCAAACATCGATGGAACCCAAAAGTTACTTCTTTCGGGCAGCATTTTTGGCGCATTTACTTTCCCAAAATTTTCACCGAATGGTAACAGAATTGCATTTCTGGAAAAGCCGGCATCAGGAGTGCATGGGCTGTATCTGATAAATATTGACGGAACGAATAAGAAGTTATTAAAGGATAGCCTGAGTGTAATGGAATTTCATTCACTCGATTTTTCACCTGATGGCAGCGGAATTGTATACCAAACCGCAATACAGCCGGGAAATGAAACAAATGTTTGTATCATTGATACTTCAGGAAATAATTATAGAGTGTTGACAGACGGTATAAATCCATTTTGGTCACCAAACGGGGATAAAATTTGCTTTTTGAAAAGTATAGGGCAGGGAATTTATGAAATCCATTTGATAAATTCCGATGGAAGCGGTTTAACAAATATATCCGTTAATCATTATGACTATGATTCACCAGGAAAGTGGTCAGCAGATGGTACAAAGATAATCTACAATGGCCAGGCGCATCCGAATTTGCCGACTTTATATAAGTATGACCTGAATACCGGTTTAACAAATGTCGTCTCAGATTCTGTATTTGGCTATATGTGGAAATAA
- a CDS encoding tetratricopeptide repeat protein, which produces MAKNQTAKKTQSIDKQVKKEQTPVQINKIVLYIILAVISFAVYANSLQNEFVFDDESVVEGDPTITELSNIPKFFTGEMGFHKVIGAYYRPVVSASYTIDHAIWGLQPFGFHLTNVIMHIINVLLFFALLRLMFEKSQSPYKDYIILIAALIFAVHPIHTEVVAWVSGRTDGLSCTFFFAAFIFYLKYSKEPSNKNLALTLLMYALSLFSKEMAITFPAVVILYDMIINRGEFKELLKKRYIVYGSLIVLSGLFMLLRWYALRTAVPRPTYFYFYEMDTLTAILTMLQTLPLYFRLSIAPYGMLYHYSGYMPDISSLTDIRALFAVFFILILGGASVYFIKRAPYVSYAIIIFFVTLLPVLNIVPTMNFMADRFLYIPSMFVSIIAAAALFRYFTKKNYNLVMGISAAVLILFSYMTYARNAEWRTNDILFLSAEGRPGTVTYVNIGNIYANKGNFDVAEVYYRKAIDLRKETLIAHNNVGKVFMVKGNYDSAYYYINKAFLLDTLSPEPQFTFAQMYQRKGDIPMAIQWLEKLCSHSPRYYNASDMLAELKALPPPQNTGDNQIVPPVLKDEKMEKVRVLEESSYKNYQAKNFDKAIDELNQLIKLMPDKSAGYYNNIGMCYMDQEKYTEAIENFTVAATKDSKFSSAYNNIGTCYERMNEIPKARESYKKALQVDPNNELAKQNLEKLK; this is translated from the coding sequence ATGGCTAAGAATCAAACAGCGAAAAAAACACAATCAATAGATAAGCAGGTAAAAAAAGAGCAGACACCCGTACAGATCAATAAAATTGTTCTCTATATAATACTCGCAGTGATTTCCTTTGCGGTATATGCAAATTCACTGCAGAATGAATTTGTTTTTGATGATGAATCAGTTGTTGAAGGCGACCCAACTATAACAGAGCTTTCCAATATCCCGAAGTTCTTTACAGGTGAAATGGGATTTCACAAGGTAATTGGCGCTTATTACAGACCGGTTGTTTCAGCTTCATATACTATAGATCATGCTATATGGGGCTTGCAGCCCTTCGGTTTCCATTTAACAAATGTTATAATGCACATTATAAATGTGCTGCTGTTTTTTGCGCTGCTGCGGCTGATGTTTGAAAAGTCACAATCACCTTATAAAGATTATATCATCCTGATCGCCGCACTTATATTTGCTGTTCATCCAATACATACAGAAGTTGTAGCATGGGTCAGCGGGCGCACGGACGGGCTTTCATGCACATTCTTTTTTGCCGCATTTATTTTTTATCTGAAATACAGCAAAGAGCCGTCAAATAAAAATCTTGCGCTTACACTATTAATGTATGCTCTTTCGCTGTTTTCCAAGGAAATGGCTATCACTTTTCCTGCAGTTGTTATACTGTATGATATGATTATCAACAGGGGAGAGTTTAAAGAGCTGCTCAAAAAACGTTATATTGTTTACGGTTCTTTAATAGTGTTATCGGGTCTTTTTATGCTGTTAAGATGGTATGCATTAAGAACAGCGGTTCCAAGACCTACATATTTTTATTTTTATGAGATGGATACACTCACAGCGATTTTAACAATGCTGCAGACATTGCCACTATATTTCAGGTTATCAATTGCGCCGTATGGTATGCTTTACCATTATAGCGGATACATGCCGGATATTTCAAGCTTAACAGATATAAGAGCACTGTTTGCCGTATTTTTTATATTGATACTTGGCGGAGCTTCGGTTTATTTCATTAAACGCGCGCCGTATGTTTCTTACGCAATAATAATATTTTTTGTCACACTGCTGCCGGTTTTAAATATAGTGCCTACTATGAACTTTATGGCAGACAGGTTTTTGTATATTCCTTCAATGTTCGTAAGTATTATTGCTGCGGCTGCTCTATTCAGGTATTTTACTAAAAAGAACTATAACCTTGTTATGGGAATTTCAGCGGCAGTGCTTATATTATTTTCATACATGACATATGCCAGGAATGCAGAATGGAGAACCAATGATATATTGTTCCTAAGCGCTGAAGGCAGGCCGGGGACTGTGACTTATGTTAATATAGGCAATATATATGCAAACAAAGGAAATTTTGATGTTGCAGAGGTTTATTACAGGAAGGCGATTGACCTGCGCAAGGAAACGCTGATAGCGCATAATAATGTTGGCAAGGTGTTTATGGTAAAGGGTAATTATGATTCAGCTTACTACTATATTAATAAAGCATTCCTGCTGGATACCCTTTCACCAGAGCCGCAGTTCACGTTTGCGCAGATGTATCAGCGAAAAGGCGATATTCCGATGGCGATCCAGTGGCTTGAAAAGCTGTGTTCACACTCACCAAGGTATTACAATGCATCGGATATGCTTGCAGAGCTGAAAGCGCTGCCGCCGCCGCAAAATACAGGCGATAATCAGATTGTGCCGCCCGTGTTAAAGGATGAAAAAATGGAAAAGGTGAGAGTACTCGAAGAATCATCCTATAAAAATTACCAGGCTAAGAATTTTGATAAGGCTATTGATGAGCTGAACCAGCTTATCAAGTTAATGCCTGATAAATCCGCGGGATATTATAATAACATAGGTATGTGTTATATGGACCAGGAAAAGTACACCGAAGCAATAGAAAATTTTACAGTTGCGGCAACAAAAGATTCTAAATTTTCGTCTGCTTATAATAATATTGGTACCTGTTATGAAAGGATGAATGAAATTCCAAAAGCGAGGGAAAGCTACAAAAAAGCATTGCAGGTTGATCCCAATAATGAGCTTGCAAAACAGAATCTTGAGAAATTGAAATAA